The following are encoded together in the Raineyella sp. LH-20 genome:
- a CDS encoding tyrosine recombinase XerC: protein MVIGTDDLPADLRGALEGYRRHLAGERHVSPNTVRAYVGDLTELFAHLGRRGVTAADEVTIADLRDWLAAQQRAGASRGTLGRRASAVRGFFAWARRDGLLTTDPSLRLASPKAVRTLPAILDQTQAAALMDEARLRAAEQPGPLGVRDVAILEMLYGSGLRVSELCGLNTESLDGDRRLVLVHGKGNKDRMVPAGGPALAAVERWLARRPEVATSLSGQALFLGARGGRIDPRVVRRLVHRHLGLVTGAPDLGPHGLRHAMATHLLEGGADLRSVQEMLGHASLATTQIYTHVTADRLQQAFQQAHPRA, encoded by the coding sequence ATGGTGATCGGTACGGACGACCTGCCGGCGGACCTCCGCGGAGCCCTCGAGGGATACCGCCGGCATCTGGCGGGGGAGCGCCACGTCTCGCCGAACACCGTGCGGGCGTACGTCGGTGACCTCACCGAGCTGTTCGCCCATCTCGGGCGTCGCGGGGTGACTGCCGCCGACGAGGTGACGATCGCCGACCTCCGTGATTGGCTGGCGGCCCAACAACGAGCCGGCGCTTCCCGCGGGACCCTGGGCCGGCGGGCCTCGGCCGTCCGCGGATTCTTCGCCTGGGCGCGCCGTGACGGTCTGCTCACGACCGATCCGAGTCTGCGGCTCGCCTCGCCGAAGGCGGTCCGAACACTGCCGGCGATCCTCGACCAGACCCAGGCGGCGGCACTGATGGACGAGGCCCGGCTGCGGGCCGCCGAGCAACCGGGCCCGCTCGGGGTCCGTGACGTGGCGATCCTTGAGATGCTCTACGGGTCCGGGCTGCGGGTCTCTGAGCTGTGCGGGTTGAACACCGAGTCGCTGGACGGTGACCGGCGACTGGTCCTCGTCCACGGTAAGGGGAACAAGGACCGCATGGTCCCCGCCGGCGGTCCGGCGCTGGCGGCCGTGGAGCGATGGCTGGCCCGCCGCCCGGAGGTCGCCACGTCGCTGAGCGGTCAGGCGCTCTTCCTGGGGGCGCGCGGCGGCCGGATCGACCCGCGGGTGGTCCGTCGCCTGGTGCACCGTCACCTCGGCCTGGTCACCGGTGCCCCGGATCTCGGCCCCCACGGCCTGCGCCACGCGATGGCCACCCACCTGCTCGAGGGTGGGGCGGACCTGCGTAGCGTCCAGGAGATGTTGGGTCACGCCTCGCTGGCGACGACGCAGATCTACACCCATGTGACCGCCGACCG